Proteins found in one Neofelis nebulosa isolate mNeoNeb1 chromosome 3, mNeoNeb1.pri, whole genome shotgun sequence genomic segment:
- the HNRNPDL gene encoding heterogeneous nuclear ribonucleoprotein D-like isoform X2 codes for MEVPPRLSHVPPPLFPSAPATLASRSLSHWRPRAPRQLAPLLPSLAPSSARQGARRAQRHVTAQQPSRLAGGAAIKGGRRRRPDLFRRHFKSSSIQRSAAAAAATRTARQHPPADSSATMEDMNEYSNIEEFAEGSKINASKNQQDDGKMFIGGLSWDTSKKDLTEYLSRFGEVVDCTIKTDPVTGRSRGFGFVLFKDAASVDKVLELKEHKLDGKLIDPKRAKALKGKEPPKKVFVGGLSPDTSEEQIKEYFGAFGEIENIELPMDTKTNERRGFCFITYTDEEPVKKLLESRYHQIGSGKCEIKVAQPKEVYRQQQQQQKGGRGAAAGGRGGTRGRGRGQQSTYGKASRGGGNHQNNYQPY; via the exons ATGGAGGTCCCGCCCCGGCTCTCCCATGTGCCGCCGCCATTGTTCCCCTCTGCTCCCGCTACTTTAGCCTCCCGCAGCCTTTCCCATTGGCGGCCGCGGGCGCCTCGGCAGCTCGCCCCGCTCCTCCCTTCGCTCGCTCCCAGCTCCGCCCGGCAGGGGGCGCGCCGGGCCCAGCGCCACGTCACCGCCCAGCAGCCCTCCCGATTGGCGGGAGGGGCGGCTATAAAGGGAGGGCGCAGGCGGCGCCCGGATCTCTTCCGCCGCCATTTTAAATCCAGCTCCATACAACGctccgccgccgctgctgccgcgACCCGGACTGCGCGCCAGCATCCCCCGGCCGACAGCTCCGCCACCATGGAGGACATGAACGAGTACAGCAACATAGAGGAATTCGCAGAGGGATCCAAGATCAACGCGAGCAAGAATCAGCAGGATGACGG TAAAATGTTTATTGGAGGCTTGAGCTGGGATACAAGCAAGAAAGATCTGACTGAATATTTGTCTCGATTTGGGGAAGTTGTAGACTGTACAATAAAAACAGATCCAGTGACTGGAAGATCAAGAGGATTTGGATTTGTGCTTTTCAAAGATGCTGCTAGTGTTGATAAG GTTTTGGAACTGAAAGAACACAAACTGGATGGCAAATTGATAGACCCCAAAAGGGCCAAAGCTTTAAAAGGGAAAGAACCTCCCAAAAAGGTTTTTGTGGGTGGATTGAGCCCAGATACTTCTgaagaacaaattaaagaatattttggaGCCTTTGGAGAG ATTGAAAATATTGAACTTCCCATGGATACAAAAACAAACGAAAGAAGAGGATTTTGCTTTATTACATATACAGATGAAGAGCCAGTAAAGAAATTGTTAGAAAGCAGATATCATCAAATTGGTTCTGGGAAG tGTGAAATCAAAGTTGCACAACCCAAAGAGGTCTATaggcagcaacagcaacaacaaaaaggaggaagaggtgcTGCAGCTGGTGGACGAGGTGGTACTAGGGGTCGTGGACGAG GCCAACAGAGCACTTACGGCAAGGCGTCTCGAGGGGGTGGCAATCACCAAAACAATTACCAGCCATACTAA
- the HNRNPDL gene encoding heterogeneous nuclear ribonucleoprotein D-like isoform X1, whose product MEVPPRLSHVPPPLFPSAPATLASRSLSHWRPRAPRQLAPLLPSLAPSSARQGARRAQRHVTAQQPSRLAGGAAIKGGRRRRPDLFRRHFKSSSIQRSAAAAAATRTARQHPPADSSATMEDMNEYSNIEEFAEGSKINASKNQQDDGKMFIGGLSWDTSKKDLTEYLSRFGEVVDCTIKTDPVTGRSRGFGFVLFKDAASVDKVLELKEHKLDGKLIDPKRAKALKGKEPPKKVFVGGLSPDTSEEQIKEYFGAFGEIENIELPMDTKTNERRGFCFITYTDEEPVKKLLESRYHQIGSGKCEIKVAQPKEVYRQQQQQQKGGRGAAAGGRGGTRGRGRGQGQNWNQGFNNYYDQGYGNYNSAYGGDQNYSGYGGYDYTGYNYGNYGYGQGYADYSGQQSTYGKASRGGGNHQNNYQPY is encoded by the exons ATGGAGGTCCCGCCCCGGCTCTCCCATGTGCCGCCGCCATTGTTCCCCTCTGCTCCCGCTACTTTAGCCTCCCGCAGCCTTTCCCATTGGCGGCCGCGGGCGCCTCGGCAGCTCGCCCCGCTCCTCCCTTCGCTCGCTCCCAGCTCCGCCCGGCAGGGGGCGCGCCGGGCCCAGCGCCACGTCACCGCCCAGCAGCCCTCCCGATTGGCGGGAGGGGCGGCTATAAAGGGAGGGCGCAGGCGGCGCCCGGATCTCTTCCGCCGCCATTTTAAATCCAGCTCCATACAACGctccgccgccgctgctgccgcgACCCGGACTGCGCGCCAGCATCCCCCGGCCGACAGCTCCGCCACCATGGAGGACATGAACGAGTACAGCAACATAGAGGAATTCGCAGAGGGATCCAAGATCAACGCGAGCAAGAATCAGCAGGATGACGG TAAAATGTTTATTGGAGGCTTGAGCTGGGATACAAGCAAGAAAGATCTGACTGAATATTTGTCTCGATTTGGGGAAGTTGTAGACTGTACAATAAAAACAGATCCAGTGACTGGAAGATCAAGAGGATTTGGATTTGTGCTTTTCAAAGATGCTGCTAGTGTTGATAAG GTTTTGGAACTGAAAGAACACAAACTGGATGGCAAATTGATAGACCCCAAAAGGGCCAAAGCTTTAAAAGGGAAAGAACCTCCCAAAAAGGTTTTTGTGGGTGGATTGAGCCCAGATACTTCTgaagaacaaattaaagaatattttggaGCCTTTGGAGAG ATTGAAAATATTGAACTTCCCATGGATACAAAAACAAACGAAAGAAGAGGATTTTGCTTTATTACATATACAGATGAAGAGCCAGTAAAGAAATTGTTAGAAAGCAGATATCATCAAATTGGTTCTGGGAAG tGTGAAATCAAAGTTGCACAACCCAAAGAGGTCTATaggcagcaacagcaacaacaaaaaggaggaagaggtgcTGCAGCTGGTGGACGAGGTGGTACTAGGGGTCGTGGACGAG GTCAGGGCCAAAACTGGAACCAAGGATTTAATAACTATTATGATCAAGGATATGGAAATTACAATAGTGCCTATGGTGGTGATCAAAACTATAGTGGCTATGGCGGCTATGATTATACTGGGTATAACTATGGGAACTATGGATATGGACAGGGATATGCAGACTACAGTG GCCAACAGAGCACTTACGGCAAGGCGTCTCGAGGGGGTGGCAATCACCAAAACAATTACCAGCCATACTAA
- the LOC131506174 gene encoding ferritin light chain-like, which produces MSSQIGQNYSTEVEAAVNRLVNMHLRASYTYLSLGFYSDRDDVALEGVGHFFRELAEEKREGAERLLKMQNQRSGRALFLDVQKPSQDEWGKTLDAVEAALLLEKNLNQGLLDLHALGSARTDPHLCDFLENHFLDEEVKLIKKMGDHLTNLRRLSGPQADLGK; this is translated from the coding sequence ATGAGCTCCCAGATTGGTCAGAATTATTCCACCGAGGTGGAGGCCGCCGTCAACCGCCTGGTCAACATGCATCTGCGGGCCTCCTACACCTACCTCTCTCTGGGCTTCTATTCCGACCGTGACGATGTGGCTCTGGAGGGCGTGGGCCACTTCTTCCGCGAGTTGGCTGAGGAGAAGCGGGAGGGCGCGGAGCGCCTCTTGAAGATGCAAAACCAGCGCAGCGGCCGCGCCCTCTTCCTGGACGTGCAGAAGCCGTCCCAAGATGAGTGGGGTAAAACCCTGGACGCCGTGGAAGCCGCCCTGCTTCTGGAGAAGAACTTGAACCAGGGCCTTTTGGATCTGCATGCCCTGGGTTCTGCCCGCACAGACCCCCATCTCTGTGACTTCCTGGAGAATCACTTTCTAGATGAGGAGGTGAAACTCATTAAGAAGATGGGCGACCATCTGACTAATCTCCGCAGGCTGTCCGGCCCCCAGGCCGACCTGGGCAAGTAA